The Streptomyces sp. NBC_01363 region CCGCTGAGGCACTCTGGCGGCCAGTCCAGCCACGAGATTGCCCCACACCAACCCGGCGCCCAGATGCCCGAACAGCCCGAGCGCGAGCACGAAGTACACCCCGACACGAGAAGGGAGGCTTCGCAGTCGTCGCTCGCGTGCCCCAGTCTCGTCCAATACCGCATCCACCAACTCGGGCGGGATGACCTGCGTTAACTCACCGATGTGACCAGGCGCGAACACGTCATCGGTTCCGCCCGTGACAGACTGGGCCACTGGGCCTCTGCTTTCTCAGGAAGATCTTGGTCGATCCCCTGGATAGCAGAGGCCTCTCTCATATCTCGCCCCCCTTGACACCGCCGCTGAGCTCCTGACTTCGTGGCATTGGTCCAGCAACTGCCGGTGACAGTAGCCATCGGGCCGCCCGCCCCGGCCCTGAAGCCAGGCTGGCACCGGCAACAACGGCCGGACGTCCGCCCAATCCGCGTCCGTCATGTCCGACGGATACCGGCGAACCCGATCGGGATGATCGGCCGCGTTGCCGTACACGTGCGCGAGGCAATCGCATGACACGGCGGGCGAGTTGAAGGCAACGGGCTCGGGCGCGTACAACAACGACAACAGGGCCCGGGACAACTCAGCCTCCTGCGACAGCATGCCCGTGAGGGTCCCCCGGCCTCGAGTCTCGCCGCGACCTCGGCCAACTCCGCCCGCAGCCGCTCAACTCGCTCGCGGCAGGCCAGCTCCGTGGCCTCCAGACGCTCCACCCGTCCACCCCTCGGCAACACCGCGACCGTAGAGGCCAGCCACCCCCACCGCAGGCAGATCCCCCTACGCAACTACGCAGAGTGCTCCCTCAAGACGGACCGCACCGAATAGGGTTCGCCTATCCAGCCAGGGCGAGGACGAGCGGGAGTACCTGGTCGGTCAGCGAGGTGCCGTTGCGACAGCGGTGACGACCAGTCCGTTTCCGACCAGCCAACGGCCGTTCATCAGGTCCGGGGCCGACTGCCGACCGAGACTCCGGACCGGGGGCTTCGTCAGTAGCCGAGCAGTGAAGGTACCGGCCATTGGGTCGAAGCGCAGTTCTGCGTCAGAGAACCCCAGCCGTTGCCCGGTGTATGGGTACCACGCCTTGTATACGGACTCCTTCGCGCTGAACAGCATCCTGTCCCAGTGCCTGCCGGGTGGTGCGGATCGTATCCAAGCCTGCTCGGCAGGGCGGGCGATGGCCTCCAGGACTCCGTCTGGAAGTGGCGCATGCGGTTCGGCATCGATGCCAAGCATCGTCAGCTCCGTTCGGTATGTGATCGCCGCAGCCCGGTATCCGTCGCAATGGGTGAGGCTACCGACAACTGCGGCAGGCCAGCGCGGGGCACCGTGCAGGTCGGGCAGCACCGGCCCCGGCGGCAGCCCCAACCGGCTGAGGGCCCGTCGGGCGCAGTACCGGACCGTCGTGAACTCCTGGCGTCGCTTCTCCACCGAGTTACGAACAAGAGCCGCCTCCTCCGGATAGAGCTTCGCCTCCGGCGGATCACAGAAGGACTCAACGACTTCAACGCCGTCGGGCAGCAGTCGCCTCAGCATCCGGACCTTCCTCACGCCAGCGGGGCAGTCGGTAGGATACGGCGGGGTGGCGCGGTGCGCGGGTGGCCTAGCCTGCGCCACTCACGCGGCTAGCCGACCGACACCTCCTCGAAGCGGACCCCGTCGTACACAGTAGTTTGGGGGATG contains the following coding sequences:
- a CDS encoding 4'-phosphopantetheinyl transferase; this encodes MLRRLLPDGVEVVESFCDPPEAKLYPEEAALVRNSVEKRRQEFTTVRYCARRALSRLGLPPGPVLPDLHGAPRWPAAVVGSLTHCDGYRAAAITYRTELTMLGIDAEPHAPLPDGVLEAIARPAEQAWIRSAPPGRHWDRMLFSAKESVYKAWYPYTGQRLGFSDAELRFDPMAGTFTARLLTKPPVRSLGRQSAPDLMNGRWLVGNGLVVTAVATAPR